The genomic interval GCGAGCCCGGTGAACGTCGGATTCTTGCCGCCAAAGGCGATCTCGATGCGGCCGCCGCCTCTCTGTGTAACGTAGTATGTGACGATGGGCTCGTCACCCATCACAACGTCGGCGCGGCCGTCGATGAGCTGCGTATACGCATCCGCAACGGTGGGGAACGTCTTGAGATCGATCGGCGCCTTGCCGTGTGCGATACAGTCCTGGCTCTGGGCCTTAATGACACGCTCGTACACTGAGCCCAGCAGCTCGGCTGCGTGCAAGCCGCAGACGTCCGGCAGGTCCCGCACGTTGTGCGGGTTACCTTTCACAACCGCGGCGCCTTGAGCCGTCAGTCGGTACGGAACGAAGTCCACCGCCTGCGCCCGTTGCGGCGTGATCAGCATTGAGCTGCAGATCACATCGAACCGACCGGCGTCGAGCGCCGGGATCAAACCGGAGAACTGCAGGTTGGTCCATTCGACCCTGAGACCCAGCCGGCGACCGATTTCGTTGCACAGCGCGAAGTCAACGCCCGACATATGGTGATTGGCGTCCAAGAACGTCCCAGGGGGCTGGGTGAAGTCGGCGCCGAACCGGACCACGCCGGCCTTCCTCAGGGCATCCGGCACGGGGATGGCATCGCCCGGTTGCGCATACGCCCCCATGCCGGCAACCAATACCAGCAACATAGCAACGATGCCCGCCACCACAGCCCTATGGTTGATCATTCCCGCCTCCCTTTCTCGTTGTCGACTGCGTATCAAGCCCGCACAGCTTGCGCGGCGCCGCACTCGGATCTCACAAGATTCCGATACGCGGCCAGGAGCTCGGTGGTCACCGGTCCAGGCGTTCCCGGCCCGATGTTCCGACCGTCGACCTCGACGACCGGCACCAGTTCCTGCACGGTACCGGTGGTAAACACCTCGTCGGCTGAATAGAGGTCGAACAACGAGAGATCACCTTCGCGTATCTCCCGGCCCCGTGTTCGCGCCAGCTCAAGAGTTGCGCGCCGCGTAATCCCATGCACGCATGCGGTGGCCCGCGGCGTCATGACGGCGCCTTCTCTAACCATGAAAATGTTGGATGAATCGGTCTCCGCGACGAATCCCGCCCGGTTGAGCATGACGGCACCGTCCACCCCGGCACGGTTGGC from bacterium carries:
- a CDS encoding aminotransferase class IV → PVAEVPHPIRLRTVGIRRPEPDVLDPSVHSANQLNSILAKLEANRAGVDGAVMLNRAGFVAETDSSNIFMVREGAVMTPRATACVHGITRRATLELARTRGREIREGDLSLFDLYSADEVFTTGTVQELVPVVEVDGRNIGPGTPGPVTTELLAAYRNLVRSECGAAQAVRA
- a CDS encoding ABC transporter substrate-binding protein codes for the protein MINHRAVVAGIVAMLLVLVAGMGAYAQPGDAIPVPDALRKAGVVRFGADFTQPPGTFLDANHHMSGVDFALCNEIGRRLGLRVEWTNLQFSGLIPALDAGRFDVICSSMLITPQRAQAVDFVPYRLTAQGAAVVKGNPHNVRDLPDVCGLHAAELLGSVYERVIKAQSQDCIAHGKAPIDLKTFPTVADAYTQLIDGRADVVMGDEPIVTYYVTQRGGGRIEIAFGGKNPTFTGLAIPPANSALAGPLTVALYAMKGDGTYAKIMGQWHLESGAIQFF